From the genome of Bacteroidales bacterium:
AGATTATTATATTAAGGTAAGATAAATTAATGTATAATTATACCGCACTATAGTACATAGTTTTGCAAATATATTAAAAACTAATTATTATAACAAGAAAAGAAATTTTAACGGAACCTGATTCTTTGCAGCTTGGAATATGCGAAGAATTTGAACATCTCTTTGTATTATTATAAGAGCGTTTAAATGTTTTTAAAATTGTGCTTCTAATGAAACGGTTTTTATAAAAATTTGGTAACATTAATACAACTCAATTGCATTTTTTATGATCAGAACATAATTCGTTCAAGATAAGAGAGTAAAACTTATTTTTTATTGATTAATACGAATATTCCTTTTTTTATTGCTTTTGTTTATATCCTATTTATATGAATAACTTTTCCGGTTTTCCAACGTTCACCATTCTGATATTGTATAAAATAAATACCGGCAGGATATTGTGCTAAACTGATTCTGAATATGTTATGATTTTTGATGTCAAATCGCTGCAATATTTTTCCTGATACATCTGCCAAGAACATTTCTTCCATTTCACCGCTTACTTCAATAT
Proteins encoded in this window:
- a CDS encoding T9SS type A sorting domain-containing protein, producing the protein IEVSGEMEEMFLADVSGKILQRFDIKNHNIFRISLAQYPAGIYFIQYQNGERWKTGKVIHINRI